In the genome of Mytilus edulis chromosome 3, xbMytEdul2.2, whole genome shotgun sequence, one region contains:
- the LOC139516646 gene encoding uncharacterized protein, protein MSKMAEKLVLPKLPARRETAIISVVKDGEIFRKFIVRTDIVTLLKLESGDEEAMSRFLEERDYVDGQVTVSILRVESSQATDMPSMSTQASTSATSQASTSATSQASTSATSLASTSAKQIPSTSSTWSKDSEKFLLDLYDKYEKSKSFIKNKWVRISQEIAEKLSIQVTPEQCRIKIRSMKDRFERMKKKLKTSGESNIEIPTEFTVFESQHDVQPKYLLDSSKPKKAESSSEEEETSNPTPSKRKMKVSTSCPEPQAKEKKKKKTTDRFELLAEASERRHTEKMECFKSLIDVMKDIAKK, encoded by the exons ATGTCCAAGATGGCGGAAAAGTT AGTTCTTCCAAAGTTGCCGGCCAGGAGAGAAACTGCAATCATTTCTGTTGTCAAAGATGGAGAAATATTCCGAAAATTCATAGTAAGAACAGACATAGTAACGTTGCTAAAGTTAGAAAGCGGAG ATGAAGAGGCTATGTCCCGATTTTTGGAAGAAAGGGATTATGTCGATGGTCAGGTAACTGTTAGTATCCTGAGAGTGGAATCTAGCCAAGCTACGGATATGCCTAGTATGAGCACTCAAGCCAGCACAAGTGCCACTAGCCAAGCCAGCACAAGTGCCACTAGCCAAGCCAGCACAAGTGCCACTAGCCTAGCCAGCACAAGTGCCAAACAGATACCATCGACAAGCTCAACATGGTCTAAAGATTCTGAAAAATTTTTGCTTGATTTGTATGATAAATACGAGAAGAGTAAATccttcataaaaaataaatgggtgaGAATATCCCAAGAGATTGCGGAAAAACTCTCAATACAAGTTACTCCAGAGCAGTGTAGGATCAAAATAAGAAGTATGAAGGATAGATTTGAAAGAAtgaaaaagaaactaaaaacaaGTGGCGAGAGTAACATTGAAATCCCAACAGAATTTACAGTGTTTGAAAGCCAACATGATGTACAACCAAAATATCTGTTGGATTCCAGTAAGCCTAAAaaag CTGAAAGTTCCAGTGAAGAGGAAGAAACTAGTAACCCAACGCCTTCCAAGAGAAAAATGAAAGTGTCTACTTCATGTCCTGAACCTCAAG ctaaagaaaagaagaaaaagaagacaactgaTCGTTTCGAGTTATTGGCTGAGGCATCAGAAAGGCGACACACGGAAAAAATGGAATGCTTCAAAAGTCTTATAGATGTCATGAAAGACATTGCAAAAAAGTAG